CGGTCTCCAGCTCGTGCATCTCGTCGACGAGGAGCCGCATGCGCGCCTCGAACTCGGCGCGACCCATGAAGCACTCGACGTCCATGACGACGAACGCGTGGCCCGCGTTCGTCGGTGTGCCGGGTTCGACGAGCCACGGCACGACCGCACGCGTCATGGCCGCGCCGCTCAACGCGCCGGCCAGCACCTCGGTGAGCAGCGCGAGGCCGTAGCCCTTGTGCCCGCCGAGCGGCGCGAGCGACCCGCCGGCGGCGTACGCGCCCGGATCCGTCGTCGCGCGACCGTCGGCGTCGAGCACCCAGCCGAGCGGGATCTCCTCGCCCCGCTCCGCGGCGAGCCGCACCTTCATGCCCGCCGTCGCGCTCATCGCGACGTCGAGGACGAGCGGGAACAGCCCGGTCGGCACCGCGTAGGCGAACGGAGCGTTGGAGACGGCCTTGTGCCGTGACCCCGCGGCCGCCATGATCGGAGAGGCGTTGCTCGTGGCGAGGCCGAGGAATCCGGCCTCCGCCGCGGCCAGCGCGTAGAGGCCCACGGCCCCGAGGTGGTTGCTGTTGCGAACGACGACGACGGCGAGACCCGACGCCCGGGCCTTCTCGATCGCCACCCCCATGGCGCGGGTGGCGACGACGAAGCCGATCCCGCCCCCGCCGTCGATCACGGCGCTCACCGGGGTCTCGCGTACCCGTCGATCGCGGCGGGTGACCGCGTGCCGCCCTCGCGCAGGTTCCTGACGTGGGCGGGCAGCGTCTGCACCCCGTGCGAGTGCGTGCCCCGCAGGTCGGTGCGGACGAGCAGCCGCGCCGTCAGCGCGGCGTCGTCGTCACTCGCGCCCGCGGCGGTGAGCGCGGCGGCGCAGAAGGTGGTCAGGCGCGTGGGATCGAGACGGACGTCAGCACCCTCGATCGCCACCGAATTCACGGACAAACCCTATAGATTATAGAATTATCGGTCAAGCGGATCGCGCGTTCTTGCCGATTGTGCATGATGTATGTAATCTGATCTTCGCCTGACGGCGGACCGGCACCGACACGAGGAGGCAGCGTGGAAGCGGTGACGGCGACCGGCCTGGATGAGGCATCGACCCTGGTCAGCAGCCGCCGATGAGCGCACGTCAGACGGTCGTCGTGACCGACCAGGTGTTCCCCGACGTCGACCTCGAACGCCGCATCCTCGGCGACGCCGGCCTCGACC
The DNA window shown above is from Streptosporangiales bacterium and carries:
- a CDS encoding Ldh family oxidoreductase, giving the protein MSAVIDGGGGIGFVVATRAMGVAIEKARASGLAVVVVRNSNHLGAVGLYALAAAEAGFLGLATSNASPIMAAAGSRHKAVSNAPFAYAVPTGLFPLVLDVAMSATAGMKVRLAAERGEEIPLGWVLDADGRATTDPGAYAAGGSLAPLGGHKGYGLALLTEVLAGALSGAAMTRAVVPWLVEPGTPTNAGHAFVVMDVECFMGRAEFEARMRLLVDEMHELETAPGVDRVVVPGEPEHHAERRAAAEGLVLERVVWGHLERVAETLDLGDLLASLPLSHTVT